A region of the Candidatus Pelagibacter ubique HTCC1062 genome:
TGATATTTCAGAATTAATCGAAACTACAATAAATAATTATAATAATGATAAAATAACTAAAGAAATAATTCCAAGAATTTACATGAATGGAAGAAAAAATTTAATACAAAGATCTATAAATAATTTAATTGATAATTCAATTAAATATGCTGAAAATATAAATTTTCATCTATCAAAAAAAGATAGTAACATAATAATTACTATTGATGATGATGGAGTCGGTATTCCTAAAGAAGAGTTCGAGAATGTTTTCAAACCATTTTATAAAGTAGATAAAAGTAGAGGGGATTCTAAATCTAGTGTTGGTCTTGGATTGTCAATTACATCTGACATAATCAAATCCCATGGAGGAAATATTTTATTAGATAAATCTCCTTTAAACGGCCTTAGAGTTAAGATTTTTTTACCTTTGTAGATTTTTTATTTGGACTTTTTTTTTCAAATTTGTTGATTTTTTTTTCTAAATTTTCAACTCTTTTAATTAATATATCCATTTCTTCTTTGCTAGTTAATTTCATTTTAAAAATGATCTCTTCTCTTTTAGATCTTAAAACATTTATTATTTCAGAACTTAAATCTTTATAAGAAATTAGCCCTTGTTCAAATAGCTTTGTTAATTTATCAATTACAAATTTTGATTTTGTCATATATTCGCTTATAAAATTAATATACTTTATACGTAGTTTTTTAAAAATGTTTATTAATAATTTTGACCCAGTTGCGTTTCAAATATTTTCATTAGAAATCAGATGGTATTCTTTGGCTTATATTGTGGGTATTGCACTTGGTTGGCTGTATTGTAAAAAAAAATTAATAAAAGACTCTCATATTCTTCAGCTATTTGATGACTTTATAACCTATCTCATTATAGGTATGATTTTGGGAGGTCGGCTTGGTTATACTTTATTTTATAATCTAAAATATTATTTAGATAACCCTATAGAAATATTGATGGTTTGGAATGGAGGAATGTCATTTCATGGTGCTTTAATTGGAATTATAATTGCATCAATATTGTTCTCAAAAAAACACAATACAAATTCGTTTATATTTTTAGACTTGGTTGCCCTATCTGCTCCAATTGGAATCTTTTTTGGTAGAATTGCCAATTTTATAAACTCAGAGCTTTATGGAAGAGCTACAGACCTTCCTTGGTCAGTTCAATTTGTTCTAATAGATAATATCAAAAGGCACCCTTCACAATTATATGAGGCTTTTTTTGAGGGAATAATTCTTTTCTTTGTACTTGGGTATTTTTTTAAAAAAGATTATTTAAAAGTACCTGGAAAAATCTCTGCTTTATTCCTGATCTTTTATTCTCTATTTAGATTTTTTATAGAGTTTTTCAGATCTCCAGATCCACAAATCGGTTACTTAGTTTTAAATCTAACATTAGGTCAATTGATAAGTGTTCTTTTTTTTCTGACTGGGGTTTACCTTTTATCTTTAAAAAATGAAAATTAAGAATAATCAGTCGTTTACCCTAGATAAGTTTATAGAGGAGTCTCTTTATAATAAAACATCAGGCTACTACATGAAAAAAAATCCCTTTGGCAAAAAGGGTGATTTCATAACTTCACCCAACATATCTGTATTATTTTCAGAAATGATTGCAATTTGGGTGGTTTCATTTTGGCAAAATCTAGGTTGCCCTAAAAAATTTAATTTAATCGAATTAGGGGCCGGTAATGGTGAAATGATGAAAGTTTTAGTCAATACCTTTGAAAAATTTCAAATATTTAAAAATTCTTGTCACATTAAGATTTTAGAAAGAAGTAAATTGCTTCGAAAAAAACAAAAAATTAATATCAATAAAAAAAATATTCAATGGTTAAATGATTTAAGCGAATTAGATAATTCGCCATGTATTTTTTTGGCAAACGAATTTTTTGACGCCTTACCTATTAAACAATTCATAAAGAAAGAAAGAAAATGGTTTGAAAGACATGTCAGATTTTTTAACAATAAATTTGAGTATTTTGATGTTCCTTTTGATATGGAAAAATTTGTAAATAAAATTAAATTTAAAATTACAAAACAACAGAACTTTATTGAGTATTCACCACAATCAACCGAATACCTAGAAATTATCTTCAATAAGATTAAACGTAATAATGGTGGAATTTTAATAATAGATTATGCGTATACTGATAAAAAAATGAAAAATACCCTGCAAGCTGTATCGAAACATAAATATTGTGATGTACTAAAAGGGTTTGGTAATTCTGATATTACCTACAATTTAAGTTTTAGTTTATTAAATAGAATAGTTAAAGAATTAAGCTCACTTACCTCAATGAATACTACTCAAGGTGAATTTTTAACAAAACTTGGTATTCTTGA
Encoded here:
- a CDS encoding SAM-dependent methyltransferase, giving the protein MKIKNNQSFTLDKFIEESLYNKTSGYYMKKNPFGKKGDFITSPNISVLFSEMIAIWVVSFWQNLGCPKKFNLIELGAGNGEMMKVLVNTFEKFQIFKNSCHIKILERSKLLRKKQKININKKNIQWLNDLSELDNSPCIFLANEFFDALPIKQFIKKERKWFERHVRFFNNKFEYFDVPFDMEKFVNKIKFKITKQQNFIEYSPQSTEYLEIIFNKIKRNNGGILIIDYAYTDKKMKNTLQAVSKHKYCDVLKGFGNSDITYNLSFSLLNRIVKELSSLTSMNTTQGEFLTKLGILERAEILSKKMLFSEKADIYFRIKRLIDKNQMGELFKVMLITTHKNKFKLGF
- the lgt gene encoding prolipoprotein diacylglyceryl transferase, producing MFINNFDPVAFQIFSLEIRWYSLAYIVGIALGWLYCKKKLIKDSHILQLFDDFITYLIIGMILGGRLGYTLFYNLKYYLDNPIEILMVWNGGMSFHGALIGIIIASILFSKKHNTNSFIFLDLVALSAPIGIFFGRIANFINSELYGRATDLPWSVQFVLIDNIKRHPSQLYEAFFEGIILFFVLGYFFKKDYLKVPGKISALFLIFYSLFRFFIEFFRSPDPQIGYLVLNLTLGQLISVLFFLTGVYLLSLKNEN